In Deltaproteobacteria bacterium, a single genomic region encodes these proteins:
- a CDS encoding Rieske 2Fe-2S domain-containing protein: protein MVSIPSDDDPDGNTAGPHSSRRTLLMASAGALGVGVAASVLGPVAVFLGHPLRHDTTEGEGDFIAAGPPSMFGGDKPVKVDLYADRVDAWNRVLNVKVGSAWVLSQGGQLVALSTVCPHLGCGIDYDAAASKFYCACHKSWFSMDGAVESGPSPRGMDALEVKAEEQLVSIRFQRFKMGTKTQEPA from the coding sequence ATGGTGAGCATCCCCAGCGACGACGATCCCGACGGCAACACGGCTGGCCCCCACAGCTCCCGTCGGACCCTCCTCATGGCCTCCGCGGGCGCGCTCGGCGTGGGCGTGGCGGCCAGCGTGCTCGGACCGGTCGCGGTCTTCCTCGGGCATCCGCTGCGCCACGACACCACCGAAGGCGAGGGCGACTTCATCGCCGCGGGCCCACCGTCGATGTTCGGCGGTGACAAGCCGGTGAAGGTCGATCTCTACGCCGATCGTGTCGATGCGTGGAATCGCGTGCTCAACGTGAAGGTGGGCTCGGCGTGGGTGCTCTCGCAGGGGGGCCAGCTGGTCGCATTGTCGACCGTGTGCCCGCACCTCGGCTGCGGCATCGACTACGACGCCGCCGCGAGCAAGTTCTACTGCGCGTGCCACAAGTCGTGGTTCTCGATGGACGGCGCGGTCGAGAGCGGGCCGTCGCCCCGCGGCATGGACGCGCTCGAGGTGAAGGCCGAGGAGCAGCTGGTCTCGATTCGCTTCCAGCGCTTCAAGATGGGCACCAAGACCCAGGAGCCGGCATGA